Proteins encoded by one window of Rutidosis leptorrhynchoides isolate AG116_Rl617_1_P2 chromosome 7, CSIRO_AGI_Rlap_v1, whole genome shotgun sequence:
- the LOC139859379 gene encoding uncharacterized protein, producing the protein MCTISLNIRGIGQTGKISWLKRICNKEKPTILGLQETKCGQTGDNTIESFWGNSDFKFVQKDSVGASGGILTIWDTNIFSFNYAIEGEFFLAIRGTWAGHDSEIAFINVYGPHSSSKKLRLWNELSSLINFLNIPHIVFGDFNEVRNKIERMNTDCNQHWADNFNNFINNSGLIDLPLGGKRFTRICEKTMKFSKLDRFLVSDGIFTIWPNTSSKTLDRDLSDHCPIILRNNLLDSGPKPIRVFDTWLDLKDADIVIERAWSIPTTGNRPDCIFRNKLKNVKMELKKHSIQLDNIDSQIRDHISECNNWEQTAETRPLSESEKQKWIDEKMQQTIGSGQTRKSPEVVMLPSSP; encoded by the exons ATGTGTACAATTTCTTTAAATATTCGGGGTATTGGACAAACGGGTAAAATAAGTTGGCTAAAACGTATCTGCAATAAAGAAAAACCAACGATTTTAGGTCTACAAGAAACCAAATGCGGACAAACAGGTGATAACACCATTGAATCTTTCTGGGGTAATTCTGATTTTAAATTCGTCCAAAAGGACTCGGTTGGTGCTTCCGGTGGTATCTTAACTATTTGGGATACTAATATCTTTTCGTTCAATTATGCGATTGAGGGCGAATTCTTCTTAGCAATACGCGGAACATGGGCAGGGCATGATTCTGAAATTGCTTTCATTAATGTATATGGTCCTCATTCTTCCTCAAAAAAACTAAGACTCTGGAACGAACTCTCATCTCTCATTAACTTTCTTAACATTCCACACATTGTCTTTGGTGACTTTAATGAAGTAAGAAACAAAATAGAACGCATGAATACAGATTGCAATCAACATTGGgcagataattttaataatttcataAATAACTCCGGATTAATTGATCTTCCATTAGGTGGAAAAAGATTCACAAGGATATGTGAGAAAACAATGAAATTCAGTAAACTTGACCGATTCCTTGTCTCTGATGGCATTTTCACCATCTGGCCCAATACATCCTCCAAAACTCTTGATCGTGATCTTTCCGATCACTGTCCTATCATTCTAAGAAATAACCTCCTCGATTCAGGCCCTAAACCAATACGTGTTTTTGACACATGGCTCGACCTTAAAGATGCCGACATTGTCATTGAAAGAGCCTGGTCGATTCCGACTACTGGTAATAGGCCAGACTGCATCTTCCGTAATAAATTAAAAAACGTAAAAATGGAGCTCAAAAAACATAGTATTCAACTTGATAACATTGACTCACAAATCCGAGATCATATATCTGAATGTAATAATTGGGAACAAACTGCCGAAACCAGACCATTATCTGAATCGGAAAAACAAAAATGGATCGATGAAAAAATGCAGCAAACT ATTGGTTCTGGACAAACGCGGAAATCTCCAGAGGTTGTAATGCTTCCTTCTTCACCTTAA